Genomic segment of Ktedonobacteraceae bacterium:
TCTTTGTGCCTGTTTATGCTATCCTTTGCCGGCGCGCGACGGGTCGCGCATGGCGTATCAATACTATCCCCGGCCTCATTCGTTGGATGGCGCTGGTATGGCTGCTGTACTGTGCCATAGGCTCACCCTGGTTCTGGCCGTGGTACCTGGTGACATTTTTTGGACTGTATGCTCTGGTCGCATCATGTACGCGTGAGAAGTATTGGGGTGGCTTAAACATTCCATTGGCCGTGGGGCTGCTCGCTTTTAGCTCGCTCAGTTTGTATAGTTTTTACGCGTGGGCGCCTGCTCATGTTTCCATCCCTGACCTGTCCGGTTTTTTCTGGGTAGACCTGCGTGGCCTCTGGATATGGCTCATCCCTTTCCTCGCCTTGCTCTGGCCGTCGCTGCGTACACTGGCAAAGCTCCCTCAACTGTGCAGGGGATTCTTTACGCAGAGAGTAAGGGCATCAACTTTTTCAAGATAGGACATGCTACTTGCAGTACTTTCTCCTGGCTTCTATAATGAAGCGAACAAAAGGCTTACCTGAGTGGGACCCGTCTCTTTGCTTCAGACATCAGTGGCTGCGACTTCAGCGATGCCGACCCTGGCCGCGCCCGCCTCGATTTCACGGGAGCCAGCCTGAGTGGCGCCGATTTCTCCTGGATTGTTCTGATTGGAGCCATTGTCGAGCCTGAGCAATTGAGCCAGGCTAAATCAGGCAACCATAGTATACGATAATCATCCCCCCAAATATATCATCATTGCCATCGCATCCAATCGCATCACATTTTCCTGCGACCCCTGGACTTTGATCGCGCCTTGCATGTAGTTGGAGGCCGGGTTTGCTTCCCCCCAGAAGATATTGGTCAAATCCTCGCTGCTGCCCCGCACGATCAGGTCCGCCTGCTCGTGCGGGGCATCATAGACGCTGACCTGCCCGTCTTTAATGATCATGGTGAGGGCTGCATCGATATCGGTTGCCTCAAAATAGATCACACAATTCCAGTTGCGCAGCGCCTTCAGCACGCGCTCGCTTTTGCCGGCCTCGGCGACGTAATCATCCAGGGCTTCGCGCATCTCTTCTCGTGTTGCCATCGCTATTCCTCCTGATCCTTTTTTATTGCTTGCCCAATGCGGCAAGCACTTCGGCGGCGGCCCGCTGACCCGATTGTATCGCGCCGTCCATGTAGCCATTCCAGGCCGTTGCCGTCTCCGTCCCGGCCCAGTGCAGCCGCCCGATAGGCAATCGCAGGGCCTGCCCGTATAACGACCAGACCCCGGTTGGCATATACCCGGCATAGCAGCCCCGCGTATACTCTTCCTCAGCCCAGTTCTGCTCGACATACTCATATGGTTGGCCCGCCTTCTCGCCGAAGTAGCGTACAAGGCATTCCAACACCGCATTCCGGCGCTCCTCCAGGCTCTTTTGTCCCCAGATGCGGCCCTCATCGCCCTCAATAAAGCCCAAAAGCACGCCAGGGGTGCCACTTTCCGGCGAGTTATCAAAGGTAATACGGATGATGCCGCTATCGCTGGTAACCTGCCCGGTCAGTCCCTCATCGCGCCAGAAAGGAGTCTCATAGAGGCAATGTACCTTGATCACCGTTCCCATGGGCATGCGCTGCGTCAGTTGATCGCGTAGAGCCGGAAGCGGCGGACTGTAGCGCAGGCGACCGGCCAGGGTTGGCGGAATAGCCACGATTGCGTGCTGTGCCTCTACCGTCATGAGATGGCTTTCGACGCACACTCCATCATCACTATGGTAAATAGCAGATACAGGCGTTTCCAATACGAGGCGCGGGCCGAAAGCTTCCGCGACCCGATTGGCTATCAACTGCGCCCCGCCCGAAAAGCGGCTTTCCTGGGCTCCTCTTGCCACGCTTACCAGCGCATTGAGGCTGCCGCCCGAATGAACATAGAAGAGGAAGTGCAGCAGGGAGAGGTCACGCGGTTCTGCCGAGAAAACGGCCTGTATTGCCAGCCTTAGCAGGCTGCGTGCTCCCTCGGACGCAATATT
This window contains:
- a CDS encoding SCP2 sterol-binding domain-containing protein — encoded protein: MATREEMREALDDYVAEAGKSERVLKALRNWNCVIYFEATDIDAALTMIIKDGQVSVYDAPHEQADLIVRGSSEDLTNIFWGEANPASNYMQGAIKVQGSQENVMRLDAMAMMIYLGG
- a CDS encoding flavin monoamine oxidase family protein, which translates into the protein MSISPLQPRHDGTYRTDVVVIGAGLAGLSAARTLVAAGIDVVILEARDRVGGRVYSRPASDGTMLDLGAQWIGPNQDRLAALAAEVGVSTFRTYDSGENIEYRNGQRTIYSGVIPTTDPLVTMETVEKMLDLNLMAAEVPLDAPWMAPDAASLDAQTVATWMEANIASEGARSLLRLAIQAVFSAEPRDLSLLHFLFYVHSGGSLNALVSVARGAQESRFSGGAQLIANRVAEAFGPRLVLETPVSAIYHSDDGVCVESHLMTVEAQHAIVAIPPTLAGRLRYSPPLPALRDQLTQRMPMGTVIKVHCLYETPFWRDEGLTGQVTSDSGIIRITFDNSPESGTPGVLLGFIEGDEGRIWGQKSLEERRNAVLECLVRYFGEKAGQPYEYVEQNWAEEEYTRGCYAGYMPTGVWSLYGQALRLPIGRLHWAGTETATAWNGYMDGAIQSGQRAAAEVLAALGKQ